The DNA window AGAGAGATCCCCTGGAATCGCACCGAAACGACGCCGCTCTTCACGAAACCGTTGGGATCGGAGACCGTCGCCAGGAGCGAGATCGAATCCCCGATGTTGAAGATGGCGCCGGTCCCGGGGGCATTGATGACGACCACGGGGGGACTCTCGTCCGCCAGGATCTGGATCGAGACGGTGTCGGCGGAGACATTGTCTTGCCTGTCGGTCGCGGTGACGATCACCTGGACCATTTCCGCGCCGATGAGTGCGTTCGCTTTGAGGAAGCGGGTGAGCGTGGTGTCCGCTGAAGCCTGGACGAGGTTGATGTTCCAAGGATTGTAGCGGTCGATGACCTCGAAGGTCCCGAGATCCGGGTCGCCTCGGAAGGCGACGCCTTCGATCCTCACCAGCGACACCTTGTCGTTGTCGGTGACCCGCACGCGCACCAGAACCGAGTCGGCCTCGGCCACCTGGAGGCCCGGCGCCGGAAGCTGGATGTCCACGACCGGGTCCTCTTCGTCAATGAAGATGACCTCGATCGAGTCGGCTTCCATCCCCATCCCGAAATTCCCCTCGAGGTCCCACGCAAAGGGATTCAGCGCATAGTCGCCAAGGGGGAAATCAATGGGGACATCGAAGGTGAATTGGGCCACGTTCACGAGGCCGCCGATCAGGACGGAGTCCCGCGCCACCTGCTGCTGCGCCGGCGAGAGCATCTGATAGCCGATCGCCCGCAACCCGATGTTATCCTCCCCCTGCACTTCGATGTCGAAGCTCTTTCCCTGTCCGACGACCCCCTGTCCGACCGCGAGTGTCGTGGTCGGCGGCGTCGTATCAATGGCCCGGACCGTGTCCACGCTCGGAAGGCTTCGGTTTCCCTGGGCGTCGTACGCGATCGCGGTGACCACGACGAGGGTGTCCGTAATCGGTTTTGGAATCTCGAAGTCCGTCCCGGCCGAGAAGTCCGTTTCGTTGTTCTGCGACATCTGGACGCGCCGGAAAGCGAACTCGCCTCCGGTCGCGGTCAGGACGATCGAGTCCACCCGCACGAGTGCCACGGCTCGGGTTTCAACGGACAGGAGCCCGCCCGACATCACGGAGGGCGGGAGGAGGAAGTTGATGATCTGCGGACCGATGCCGACGCCCGGCCCGAAGAGGTTCTGGCCTTCGCACCCCCATGCGGCAAGCGCGACAAGAGCGCCCGTTACGGGGGCTCTCCAGCGTCTCCGCCGCCGAGCGGCGCGTGCCAAGGGGCCAATCATCGGAGTCGTCACGTCAGCGACTGATCTCGGGAGTGACCAGGATCAGGAGGTCCCGCTGGATCGTCTGTTCCCGGGACAGTCGGAAAAATCGCCCGATGAGGGGAAGGTCCTGAAGAAGGGGGATCCCTGCCCGCGACTGCGTCAGCTCGGTGACAGTGAGGCCGCCGATGACCACGGTTTCGCCGTCCGGGACCAGAACCTGCGTGTCCACGGACTGTGTGTTGAAGATGAAGCCGATGTCGGCGTTCGGAGAGATCTCTAGGCCCGACCTTTCCGCGCGGACATCCATCCAGATGAGATCTCCGGCCGTCACGTGCGGCGTCACCTCGAGGATGATCCCGGTCTCCTCGATCTGGACCGTGGCCTGCGGGAACTGCGCGCCCGCCTGTTGGCCGCCACCAGCCGCTCCCGCGTCCACGACGCGGATCGGGGTGCGTTCGCCAACCACGATTCGTCCGAGACGATTGTCGAGAACGCGCGTGGACTGCGCGGACTGGACGTCGCTCAGATTGACCGACTGCAGTGCTTCCACGAAGGAGATCAGGGTATGGCGCCCCATGATCAGCGAGGTGAGGAGTTGGAGCGCCGGCCCGGTGACCCGCTGGTTCGCGTTCCCGAGCGCCGCGATCGAATTCCCTCCGAGGGCGACGACGTTCGTCCCGACCCCGACTACCTCTCCATCCTCGGGATCAACGCTGATCTGACCATCTCCGTTTACGTCGATCCCTCCCGGCGTGAGTTGATTGAGCTGGTTCCCCTGCGAGTCCTTGAGATCGTAGGTGATGCCGAACTCCTGCAGGTCCGTCCGGTTCACGAAGAAAATCTTCGCCGAGATCATCACTTCGGGAGTCCGCAGATCGAGCCCGTTCACAAGCTGTTCGACGGAGGCCATGACCCGCGGGATGTCGGTCACCACCAGCTGATTGGTGGATGTGCTGACGGCGACGCTGCCACGCTCGCTCAGGAGAGTCTCGATCGAAGTCTGGAGCTCGGATGCAGTCGCGTAGTTGACGCGGAACGTGCGGGTCACAACCTGCTCGACCTCTTCGCGACTCTGAAGCGCGGAGAGTTGATCCACCAAAATGATCCCCGACGCCAGCTCTTCGGCCGCGAGCCCCTGGGACTCGAGGATCGCCTGGAGCGCGATGTCCCAGGGCTGGCCGCGAATATCCAGGTTGACGGTCCCCGTGACCCCCGCGCCCGGCACGATCGAACGATTCGAGAATTCCGCGAAGTCGAAGAGGACTTCGAGGATGGGAGTGTTCACGTAAGTGACCGAAATCGGGTCCACGAACTGCTGCGGCGCCAGGCCGCTCCAGCGCGGGCGGCTGGCCGTCGCCGCGGCCGCCGCGGGCGTGAGCAATGCAGAGGCGACACCGGTCGAGGCAGGGGACGAAACCGAGGTCGCGGAAGCCCAAGGCTCAAAGTCTCCCCAGGGGTTTTCGAGGGAGATACGGACGTAGCCGTCCCCCGACGAGAGCGAGTACCCGACCGGTCCCAGGACTTCGAGTACGATCCGGACGATGTCGTCCGAATACTGGCTTGCGCGAATCGTCTGCACGCCGCCCCGCCCGAGATTCTCGAAGCTCTCTCGGGGAAGGAGAAAGCGCGCGTTGATGAGGTCCACCACGATTCGATGGGGGCCCTCCATCATGAAGTCGCGCGTCTCCACGCCTCCGGCGACCGCGATGACCACCTCGGTCTTCTGGGCCGACGGAAGGATCTGTAATCCGGTCACGTCTCCGGCGGCGGTGCCGTCCGCTCTGACGCCAGTCGCCATCAGGAGTGCGACGGTCCAAGTTGCCCATACCGAAGTCATGACCACCCTCCGTTACCGTTCAAGGCGGTGTGCGCGTGCGCCCCATCGGGAGCGGCGTTCTCCACGGAGCCACCCGCCGGGGCTTGCTCGGGGGCAGGTCGGTCCTGGGCATCCTGCACGGCCGCGATGGCCGGATCGGGCGTGCTAAAGTTCCGCCTGAGCTCCAACATGCGCGTTTCCCTCAACCCGAACTCCACGACTTCCAGGAGAACCATTTGGTCGCGGATCTCCAGAAGCCTGATGTCGCCGAGGATGTCACCGACCCTGAGGCGATAGGTTCGCTCCGGGGCACCGCCCTGCTGAGTGCCTGGTTGCCGCGCTCCCACGAGGGCGATGGATGAAGCCGGATTCGAAGAGATGATCCGGCCCATGAGCACCAGATCCTCGAAGCGCGGACCCACCGAAGCCGCCCCGGTGAGAGGACGAAATGGATTCCTCCGGTCGTAACCCGGATAGCTGAAGACTTCACGGTCGTACACGAGCTCGATCGTATCCGCGGGGACGTCTAGCGGAGTTCCTCCCGGAGACGTTTGCTGCTGCGCGAAGATCGGGTCCCCGTTC is part of the Gemmatimonadota bacterium genome and encodes:
- a CDS encoding AMIN domain-containing protein; translated protein: MTSVWATWTVALLMATGVRADGTAAGDVTGLQILPSAQKTEVVIAVAGGVETRDFMMEGPHRIVVDLINARFLLPRESFENLGRGGVQTIRASQYSDDIVRIVLEVLGPVGYSLSSGDGYVRISLENPWGDFEPWASATSVSSPASTGVASALLTPAAAAATASRPRWSGLAPQQFVDPISVTYVNTPILEVLFDFAEFSNRSIVPGAGVTGTVNLDIRGQPWDIALQAILESQGLAAEELASGIILVDQLSALQSREEVEQVVTRTFRVNYATASELQTSIETLLSERGSVAVSTSTNQLVVTDIPRVMASVEQLVNGLDLRTPEVMISAKIFFVNRTDLQEFGITYDLKDSQGNQLNQLTPGGIDVNGDGQISVDPEDGEVVGVGTNVVALGGNSIAALGNANQRVTGPALQLLTSLIMGRHTLISFVEALQSVNLSDVQSAQSTRVLDNRLGRIVVGERTPIRVVDAGAAGGGQQAGAQFPQATVQIEETGIILEVTPHVTAGDLIWMDVRAERSGLEISPNADIGFIFNTQSVDTQVLVPDGETVVIGGLTVTELTQSRAGIPLLQDLPLIGRFFRLSREQTIQRDLLILVTPEISR